A region from the Salicibibacter cibarius genome encodes:
- a CDS encoding Rpn family recombination-promoting nuclease/putative transposase, translated as MQPKILKRIPLDQLMDLKIDFAFKQLFGNEKNKHITVVFLNAILQKTGRDRIKDITFANTEAGGEYADDKQSRLDLLVTTDSGESVNVEIQFTNKYDMIKRSIYYWAGIYRDPLEKNMNYKQLRPVIAINILNFDLFDVTQRFHTTYHLYEDEAKFQLTDVMEFHFIEMTKLIKDWKANKLDPWNDVLARWLLMLGMVDHRNHKVYDDIYKELEEIAMKDDTLHSAFQNWEELSSTKEQRVAYEGRARQIMDEEAARREAELEKKEAREEGRKEGEEKGEKKTKEANARRLLAMGMDIDDIAKGTELDVETVKRIQREMNNDL; from the coding sequence ATGCAACCCAAAATACTGAAACGAATCCCACTCGATCAGCTTATGGACCTCAAGATAGATTTTGCTTTCAAACAACTTTTTGGCAACGAAAAGAACAAACACATTACAGTTGTTTTCTTGAATGCCATTTTGCAAAAAACAGGCAGAGATCGCATCAAAGATATTACATTCGCAAACACGGAAGCAGGCGGAGAATACGCCGATGATAAACAGTCCAGGTTGGATTTGTTAGTGACCACAGATTCCGGTGAATCTGTTAATGTAGAGATTCAATTTACAAATAAGTATGACATGATTAAACGTTCGATTTATTATTGGGCAGGGATTTATCGTGATCCCTTGGAAAAAAATATGAACTACAAACAATTGCGCCCGGTAATCGCCATTAATATTCTCAATTTTGATTTATTTGACGTAACCCAGCGCTTCCATACTACGTACCATTTATATGAAGACGAGGCAAAATTCCAATTAACCGATGTCATGGAATTTCATTTTATCGAAATGACCAAACTAATCAAAGATTGGAAAGCTAACAAACTCGACCCATGGAATGATGTCCTTGCCAGATGGCTGCTAATGCTCGGAATGGTTGATCACCGAAACCACAAAGTCTATGATGACATCTACAAGGAACTGGAGGAGATTGCAATGAAAGATGACACATTACACAGCGCTTTCCAAAACTGGGAGGAGCTTAGTTCAACAAAAGAACAACGCGTAGCCTACGAAGGACGCGCAAGACAAATTATGGATGAGGAAGCCGCTCGGCGTGAAGCAGAACTTGAAAAAAAAGAAGCGAGGGAAGAAGGAAGGAAAGAAGGCGAAGAAAAAGGTGAGAAGAAGACGAAAGAAGCTAATGCCCGTAGACTTTTAGCAATGGGAATGGACATTGACGATATAGCCAAAGGCACAGAACTTGATGTGGAAACAGTCAAGCGAATTCAGCGGGAAATGAACAATGATCTTTAA
- a CDS encoding TAXI family TRAP transporter solute-binding subunit, whose protein sequence is MNVLKTLPMIVMGVLFVAGCGSESDKASGEVDHATVYAIGSTNSYMLSSGISQLANDMDEPIDYTISETNGDIEGIRMVMQDRGEFVDISGTNGVFAHDGTYVFEEEQYEEIRGVVALEAPITQFIVRADSNIDTLSDLEGASIATFQNTAQLSVENTLNQAGLQEGEDYSLETLPAQEQSDALRDNNIDAFVTYSAYPSSVVQSLDETTSVKVLPVGEDVIYGAGEEFNQEANPVKLEADSAKAYSGQSEDVTTAQTGRYFVTREDVDEDLVYEFTKFVHEQAEELSNYHPTAEEITIENSIETIDIPLHPGAERYYREEGYIE, encoded by the coding sequence ATGAACGTGCTAAAGACACTGCCAATGATTGTGATGGGTGTGTTATTTGTTGCAGGGTGCGGTAGTGAATCAGATAAAGCGAGTGGGGAAGTAGATCATGCAACAGTGTATGCAATAGGCAGTACGAATAGCTATATGTTATCGTCAGGAATCTCTCAATTAGCTAATGACATGGATGAACCCATTGATTATACCATTTCTGAAACAAATGGGGATATTGAGGGAATACGAATGGTGATGCAAGACAGAGGAGAATTCGTTGATATCTCTGGTACAAATGGAGTGTTTGCTCATGATGGTACTTATGTGTTTGAAGAGGAACAATATGAAGAGATTCGAGGCGTGGTTGCTCTGGAAGCCCCAATTACGCAGTTTATTGTAAGGGCTGATTCTAATATAGACACATTAAGTGACCTTGAAGGCGCAAGCATTGCTACATTTCAAAATACAGCTCAATTATCTGTTGAAAATACTCTAAATCAAGCAGGCTTGCAAGAAGGAGAAGACTATTCCTTAGAAACGTTGCCAGCACAGGAGCAATCTGATGCTTTAAGAGACAATAACATTGATGCATTTGTCACTTATAGTGCATACCCGTCAAGTGTAGTTCAAAGTTTAGACGAAACCACAAGTGTTAAAGTATTACCAGTAGGAGAAGATGTGATATATGGGGCAGGTGAAGAATTTAATCAAGAGGCAAACCCGGTGAAGCTTGAAGCTGATTCTGCTAAAGCATACAGTGGTCAAAGTGAAGATGTGACTACAGCACAAACAGGTAGGTATTTTGTAACCAGAGAAGATGTTGATGAAGATTTGGTTTACGAATTTACGAAATTTGTACATGAGCAGGCGGAAGAATTATCAAATTATCACCCTACAGCGGAAGAAATAACAATAGAGAATTCTATTGAAACAATTGATATACCACTTCACCCAGGGGCAGAACGATATTATCGAGAAGAAGGGTATATTGAATAG
- a CDS encoding TRAP transporter permease, with product MVDEKKVGEEHEDSEEISLTEGRRRQFRGIVSLLITILAVIWASYHLYTTYFGMPDTLVHRSVHLTFALILTFILLPPSKKFKHSRLFLGLDMILVATSILIASYVIQNADTFIDRAGLPIFSDYIYGTIGIIIVIEATRRVLGLALPIVAIVFLIYAYTGEYWPSIFSHAGNDHGQIVSSLFLSLDGIFGIAIGVSSTILIIFILMAQFLMATGAGNFFMDMAKALIGWVRGGPAKVAVVSSGLFGSITGSAAANVVSTGAITIPLMKRLGYSPKFAGAVEATASTGGQLVPPIMGAAAFIMAETLSIPYSQVVIAAAVPSLLFFVSLLFMVDFEAAKNNLSGIPRKEAPSLSKTFKEGWFHALPLLLLFYLLLVVDYSPARAGFFAIVLIILINIINRKNRLSFKQFIKVLEKGAIGTMEIAIACGCAGIIIGSFALTGLGPRMSSILIELSQGYLLPLLILAMIAAIIMGMSLPTIVIYMVLAVMVAPTLVDLGVTPMAAHMFVFYYGVLSSIIPPIAFAAFYGAGIAGSDPMKTSFTAFRLSICALIIPYMFVYNPNLLLIGTGSVVMISVILAIIGVGSVAIGIQGYLFRSIKMWKRLLFFASGLFLIDGNFMTSVLGIVILTLLILPEYSYHRDNKKSKLQKELA from the coding sequence ATGGTAGATGAAAAAAAAGTTGGGGAAGAGCATGAGGACTCGGAAGAAATATCGTTAACTGAAGGAAGACGAAGACAGTTTCGTGGGATCGTTTCCTTATTAATCACAATCCTTGCAGTTATATGGGCTTCTTACCACTTATATACCACTTATTTTGGGATGCCTGATACTTTAGTTCATCGATCAGTTCACTTAACCTTTGCGCTGATATTAACATTTATTCTACTTCCTCCATCAAAAAAGTTTAAACATAGTCGCCTGTTTTTAGGGCTGGATATGATATTAGTGGCAACAAGCATTCTTATAGCAAGCTATGTTATTCAAAATGCAGATACGTTTATTGATCGAGCAGGATTGCCTATTTTTAGTGATTATATTTACGGAACTATTGGTATTATAATAGTTATTGAAGCAACGAGACGAGTATTAGGTCTTGCCCTTCCAATTGTAGCGATTGTATTTCTTATTTATGCATATACGGGAGAATATTGGCCATCCATTTTTTCACATGCAGGCAATGACCATGGTCAAATCGTTAGTTCACTATTTTTATCATTAGATGGAATCTTTGGTATTGCGATAGGTGTATCATCTACGATACTTATTATCTTTATTCTTATGGCACAATTCCTCATGGCAACTGGAGCCGGCAATTTTTTCATGGATATGGCGAAGGCTTTGATCGGTTGGGTTCGAGGTGGACCGGCGAAGGTGGCTGTTGTTAGTAGCGGTTTATTTGGTAGTATCACCGGAAGTGCAGCAGCGAACGTTGTAAGTACCGGAGCGATTACAATTCCCTTAATGAAGCGCTTAGGTTACAGCCCTAAATTTGCTGGTGCTGTTGAAGCTACAGCATCGACGGGAGGACAATTAGTCCCACCAATAATGGGGGCAGCTGCTTTTATTATGGCAGAAACTCTTAGTATTCCCTATAGTCAAGTCGTTATCGCTGCTGCTGTACCCTCTCTTCTCTTTTTTGTATCACTATTATTTATGGTGGATTTTGAAGCTGCTAAAAATAATTTAAGTGGAATCCCTAGAAAAGAAGCACCGTCATTGTCAAAAACCTTCAAAGAAGGATGGTTTCATGCCTTACCATTATTATTGCTTTTTTATTTACTATTGGTGGTTGATTATTCACCAGCACGTGCAGGTTTCTTTGCGATAGTGCTTATCATTCTCATAAACATTATCAATAGAAAAAATCGTTTATCATTTAAGCAATTTATTAAGGTATTAGAAAAAGGTGCCATTGGAACTATGGAAATTGCCATAGCCTGTGGGTGCGCCGGGATAATTATCGGATCATTTGCTTTGACTGGCTTAGGTCCCAGAATGTCTTCTATTTTGATCGAGTTATCACAAGGTTATTTGTTACCCCTATTAATTTTAGCAATGATTGCTGCCATTATTATGGGGATGTCATTACCAACAATTGTTATTTATATGGTTCTAGCAGTAATGGTCGCACCGACCCTTGTTGATTTGGGTGTTACCCCAATGGCAGCGCATATGTTTGTATTTTATTATGGTGTATTATCTTCTATCATACCACCTATTGCATTTGCAGCTTTTTATGGTGCAGGAATTGCTGGGTCAGATCCGATGAAAACAAGTTTTACTGCTTTTAGACTTTCCATATGTGCTTTGATTATTCCATACATGTTTGTGTACAACCCCAATTTGTTGTTAATAGGCACTGGCTCTGTAGTAATGATATCCGTTATATTGGCTATCATAGGTGTCGGGAGTGTAGCCATAGGTATTCAAGGTTATTTATTTAGAAGTATTAAAATGTGGAAGCGTCTACTATTCTTTGCGAGTGGATTATTCTTGATAGACGGAAATTTCATGACAAGTGTTTTAGGGATTGTAATATTAACTCTACTAATTTTGCCTGAATATAGTTATCATCGGGACAATAAAAAATCCAAATTACAAAAAGAATTAGCTTAA
- a CDS encoding acyl-CoA thioesterase, translating to MYKTIIEPRVSETDGVGHINNTTLPVWLEAARNPIFKLFTPDDSFADWRMIILHTSIDYVSQIYFGTNVDVYTWVKRIGKSSLELYEEIHQSGTICARGKAIYVNYNKEEQKPEPIPTRIRKELEEHLYEREGEH from the coding sequence ATGTACAAAACAATCATAGAACCCAGAGTGTCTGAAACAGACGGCGTTGGCCATATCAATAACACCACCTTACCCGTCTGGCTGGAAGCAGCACGGAATCCAATTTTTAAATTGTTCACACCGGATGATTCATTTGCAGACTGGCGAATGATTATCCTCCATACATCGATTGATTATGTAAGCCAGATTTATTTCGGAACAAATGTTGACGTGTACACCTGGGTAAAGCGGATCGGGAAATCAAGCCTGGAATTATATGAAGAGATTCATCAAAGCGGCACGATTTGCGCCCGAGGAAAAGCGATTTATGTAAACTATAATAAGGAAGAACAGAAACCAGAGCCTATTCCAACAAGGATTAGGAAGGAGTTGGAAGAACATTTGTATGAACGTGAGGGTGAGCATTAG
- a CDS encoding alkyl sulfatase dimerization domain-containing protein translates to MTNKIQNQIKEENSPYMGGEVKTATLANGAIVNEGLAFPKREPKIDEIRDGITMLKRFSLDNTVIIEGKEGVIVWDTGGHMEAGKRKYQALREITNKPVKAIIYSHNHYTMGAKAFVPEGEEGKEIQVLSHPDVHKNRTNSAIELDPAATRNGAMHFGSYLPSTGPDAHFGSGAEGGSKAGYIEPTYGVQDGEKMNIDGVEMQFFYTPSDTYDSLTLWLPNYDTVITNSIWNVFPNMYTLRGQPYRDPKGWIKGIDIIRELNPQYLIPEHGNARRTKEESYQLATNYRDGMAFIYAHAVRGINKGLKPDEIADSLEFPDHLANHPWLKESYGELKHHVKGIYSGLIGWFTLDAADINPVSIPFRSERIVNGFGGANKIIDLSNKALDDKEYAWAAELITHVLNIDPDNQKARQIKANALRQMGYATPASSSRGFYLTHALVLEGKVDLNQTPHGLTGLGDGIEKLPVEQLMKLLEYKIDPVSAKNIDKVMVITLSDLKQDFGLHVRKGIAEVSNHKPKKFDMTIELPSEIWKEIALGKTKIEDVVSQDQIRSSDIKETIQFFNLFEM, encoded by the coding sequence ATGACTAATAAAATACAAAACCAAATTAAAGAAGAAAATTCACCATATATGGGTGGGGAAGTAAAAACGGCTACGCTGGCTAATGGAGCAATCGTCAATGAAGGACTTGCCTTTCCAAAGCGCGAACCTAAAATTGATGAAATCAGAGATGGTATTACTATGTTAAAACGTTTCTCCCTTGATAATACGGTTATTATCGAGGGGAAAGAAGGAGTTATTGTTTGGGATACAGGTGGCCATATGGAGGCAGGTAAGCGCAAATATCAAGCACTTCGTGAGATAACGAATAAGCCGGTTAAAGCTATCATTTATTCGCATAACCACTATACCATGGGAGCAAAGGCATTTGTTCCTGAAGGGGAAGAAGGAAAAGAGATTCAGGTCCTTTCTCATCCGGATGTTCATAAAAATAGAACTAATTCAGCCATTGAACTTGATCCAGCCGCAACAAGAAATGGTGCAATGCACTTTGGCTCCTACTTACCAAGTACGGGACCGGATGCTCATTTTGGAAGTGGGGCAGAAGGAGGTTCAAAAGCGGGATATATTGAGCCAACCTATGGTGTTCAGGATGGAGAAAAAATGAACATAGATGGGGTAGAAATGCAATTCTTCTATACGCCGTCAGACACTTACGACTCTTTAACATTATGGTTACCAAATTATGATACGGTAATTACAAATAGCATTTGGAATGTTTTCCCTAATATGTATACTTTACGCGGTCAGCCTTATCGTGATCCTAAAGGTTGGATAAAAGGAATTGATATCATTCGTGAGCTTAATCCTCAGTATCTTATTCCTGAGCATGGTAATGCAAGAAGAACAAAAGAGGAAAGCTATCAACTGGCGACGAATTATAGGGACGGGATGGCTTTTATTTATGCCCACGCTGTTCGAGGGATAAATAAAGGTTTGAAACCGGATGAAATTGCGGATAGTTTAGAATTTCCTGATCATTTAGCTAATCACCCTTGGTTAAAGGAATCCTATGGGGAACTAAAGCATCATGTGAAAGGAATCTATAGTGGTTTAATTGGTTGGTTTACTTTAGATGCTGCTGATATCAATCCAGTTTCGATTCCGTTTAGATCAGAACGAATTGTGAATGGATTTGGAGGAGCAAATAAAATTATCGATCTATCAAATAAGGCTTTAGATGATAAGGAATATGCATGGGCAGCAGAGTTAATTACACATGTATTAAATATCGATCCTGATAATCAAAAGGCCAGGCAGATTAAGGCCAATGCCTTGCGCCAAATGGGCTACGCAACACCCGCTTCATCTTCAAGAGGATTTTATCTAACGCATGCGTTAGTTTTAGAAGGAAAAGTGGATTTAAACCAAACGCCACATGGATTGACAGGACTCGGTGATGGGATTGAAAAACTTCCTGTAGAACAATTGATGAAATTGCTCGAATACAAGATCGATCCCGTTAGTGCAAAAAATATCGATAAAGTAATGGTTATCACTTTATCTGATCTGAAACAGGATTTTGGGTTGCATGTTAGAAAAGGGATTGCTGAAGTTAGTAATCACAAGCCGAAGAAGTTTGACATGACCATTGAGCTTCCGAGTGAGATTTGGAAAGAAATTGCTTTAGGGAAAACAAAAATAGAAGATGTGGTTTCTCAAGATCAAATTAGAAGTAGCGATATCAAGGAGACTATTCAATTTTTCAACTTATTTGAAATGTAA
- a CDS encoding sulfite exporter TauE/SafE family protein, with the protein MFILLIVLGFLASAYGIIVGAGGGFILVPMLLLFYNISPQMAAGTGLAIVFLNSVSGLYPYLKQQRVQLYEGTFLGLAAIPGTLLGNWLVNVVNEQTFYYAFSVLLVGLGLFLSIKKTPEISMDTEEFQQETAAAKEQKSRKIWLTLAVGIMIGVVSSFFGIGGGWLLVPILVYLFQLNMHKATATSIYALSIYSLVGLAAPIIREDIDWEILLWSGIGVLIGSQVGALISKRLTASTITRMLAVIVILIGITLLV; encoded by the coding sequence ATGTTTATTTTACTCATAGTCCTTGGTTTTTTAGCAAGCGCTTACGGGATTATTGTTGGTGCGGGAGGCGGTTTTATTCTTGTGCCAATGCTTTTGCTCTTTTATAATATTTCTCCTCAAATGGCTGCCGGTACAGGATTAGCAATTGTGTTCCTTAATAGCGTTTCTGGTTTGTATCCTTATTTAAAACAGCAAAGAGTGCAGTTGTATGAAGGTACATTTTTAGGTTTAGCTGCTATTCCGGGAACACTTTTGGGAAATTGGCTGGTTAACGTTGTAAATGAACAAACGTTTTATTATGCTTTTTCCGTATTGCTTGTTGGACTCGGACTTTTTTTATCCATTAAAAAAACCCCTGAGATCTCAATGGATACAGAGGAGTTTCAACAAGAAACAGCAGCAGCTAAAGAACAAAAAAGTAGAAAGATTTGGCTAACTTTAGCGGTAGGTATAATGATTGGTGTTGTATCTTCATTTTTTGGAATTGGTGGGGGATGGTTACTTGTTCCAATTCTAGTGTATCTTTTTCAATTAAATATGCATAAGGCAACAGCAACATCTATTTATGCCTTATCAATCTATTCCTTAGTAGGTTTAGCTGCTCCCATAATACGCGAAGACATTGACTGGGAAATATTACTATGGAGTGGTATAGGGGTATTAATTGGATCGCAAGTTGGGGCCTTGATTTCAAAACGATTAACTGCTTCAACTATTACTAGAATGTTAGCTGTAATTGTAATTCTAATTGGCATAACCTTGTTAGTTTAA
- a CDS encoding iron-containing alcohol dehydrogenase: MSHSFVSPLKLVSGEGGIRKVPSLIHSFNAKKVMVYADPGVIDAGVVQKLETHLQEQGVEYQVYSELVPEPPLDIGNKALQAVKAFDADLVIGIGGGSSLDIAKAAAVLKDHEGNVEDYLNLSGTKSIKAKGLPKILIPTTSGTGAEVTDIAVFSLENTKDVLTHEYLIADVAVVDPELTYTVPPKITAATGVDALTHAVESLTSVNATPLTDALALDAIERISSSIRTAVWNGGNIEARSNMAWGSMIAGLSFYNAGVAGVHALAYPLGGVYKIPHGEANAVLLPYIYDYIWPSCIDKMTVMAEKLGINTEYTSKREAAIAAVRELRNIVKDVGIPSKLHSFGVKENDLDLLAEEGIKQKRLLDRSPMPFTQDDIRDRYRSAFEGELKFGE; this comes from the coding sequence ATGTCTCATTCTTTTGTATCCCCTCTAAAACTTGTATCAGGGGAAGGGGGGATCCGAAAGGTTCCGTCGCTCATTCATTCTTTTAATGCCAAAAAAGTAATGGTATACGCCGATCCGGGTGTTATTGATGCAGGTGTTGTTCAAAAACTTGAAACGCACCTACAAGAGCAGGGAGTAGAGTATCAAGTTTATTCAGAGCTTGTACCGGAACCTCCGTTAGATATAGGCAATAAAGCTTTACAGGCGGTAAAGGCATTTGATGCCGATCTTGTCATTGGAATTGGTGGGGGGAGTTCTCTTGATATTGCAAAGGCCGCCGCAGTATTAAAGGACCATGAAGGGAACGTGGAAGATTATTTAAATCTATCCGGCACAAAATCAATCAAAGCGAAGGGTTTACCGAAAATACTCATTCCCACAACATCCGGTACTGGCGCAGAAGTAACCGATATTGCGGTTTTTTCTTTAGAAAATACGAAAGATGTCCTCACGCATGAATATTTAATTGCTGATGTGGCAGTGGTGGATCCTGAATTGACCTATACGGTCCCACCGAAAATCACAGCTGCTACCGGCGTTGATGCACTCACCCACGCGGTTGAATCATTAACGTCTGTTAACGCGACACCTCTAACCGATGCGCTGGCATTAGATGCGATTGAGCGTATTTCTTCCAGCATTCGTACTGCTGTATGGAATGGGGGAAATATAGAAGCACGCAGTAATATGGCGTGGGGAAGCATGATTGCCGGTTTAAGTTTTTATAACGCCGGGGTGGCCGGCGTCCATGCACTTGCCTATCCATTAGGAGGCGTTTATAAAATTCCACATGGGGAAGCAAACGCAGTACTGCTTCCATATATATACGATTATATTTGGCCGTCATGCATTGATAAAATGACTGTCATGGCCGAAAAATTAGGGATAAATACAGAATATACGAGTAAACGTGAAGCAGCCATCGCCGCCGTTCGTGAATTGAGAAATATCGTGAAAGATGTTGGTATTCCGAGCAAATTACATTCATTTGGTGTTAAAGAAAATGATTTGGACTTGCTCGCGGAAGAAGGCATTAAACAGAAAAGATTACTAGATCGAAGTCCCATGCCATTTACTCAGGATGATATTCGGGATCGATATAGATCTGCTTTTGAGGGTGAATTAAAATTTGGTGAATAA
- a CDS encoding LysR family transcriptional regulator, translating to MNLKLLELFCCIVEEGSISGAARRNYLSQPSATKSIRYLEEEYGALLFNREKGSISLTEVGKTLYPHAKAIIHEYHNSREAVRYKNEKVQSQLKVGASFTLGEYFLPSVISDYIGNTQLEDAGTVQLFIENTPNILEKLDDKEIDVAFVEGEVVNNNLIKEAIAYDEVILIVGSTHPWSTVPHVLTNELKNEKLIAREKNSGTRKIIAEHLEKKGVLKDIFSYMELNTTQAIKSAVRSGLGYGFASYYSVKQEIDNGLLIKVPIADLTISRPLWCVKKPLNFEKPAIKIFSRMVKDSFVHN from the coding sequence GTGAATTTAAAATTATTGGAATTATTTTGCTGCATAGTGGAAGAAGGGAGTATCAGCGGCGCAGCCAGACGAAACTACCTTTCACAACCATCCGCTACCAAAAGCATTCGATATTTAGAAGAAGAATACGGTGCGTTACTATTTAACAGGGAAAAAGGGAGCATATCATTAACAGAAGTGGGTAAGACTCTTTATCCACATGCAAAGGCGATAATACATGAGTATCATAATTCCAGAGAAGCTGTAAGATACAAGAACGAAAAAGTACAGTCACAATTAAAGGTCGGAGCATCATTTACGTTAGGAGAATATTTTCTTCCATCGGTCATCAGTGATTATATAGGCAATACGCAACTTGAAGATGCTGGTACCGTACAATTATTCATAGAAAACACTCCGAATATATTAGAGAAATTGGATGATAAAGAAATTGATGTAGCCTTTGTGGAAGGAGAAGTGGTTAATAATAATTTAATCAAGGAAGCTATTGCATATGATGAAGTGATATTGATTGTTGGAAGCACGCATCCATGGTCAACCGTCCCCCATGTTTTGACAAATGAACTGAAAAATGAAAAGTTGATTGCCCGAGAAAAAAATTCAGGAACGAGGAAAATCATAGCTGAGCATCTTGAAAAAAAAGGGGTATTAAAAGATATATTTTCTTATATGGAACTAAATACGACACAGGCTATAAAAAGTGCTGTTAGGTCAGGCTTAGGATATGGATTTGCTTCTTATTATAGCGTAAAGCAGGAAATAGATAACGGTCTTTTAATTAAAGTACCAATTGCCGATCTAACAATTTCGAGACCGCTGTGGTGCGTAAAAAAACCGCTAAACTTTGAAAAACCTGCTATTAAAATATTCTCGCGTATGGTAAAGGACTCTTTCGTGCATAATTAG
- a CDS encoding Rpn family recombination-promoting nuclease/putative transposase, whose protein sequence is MLNFDLFDVTQRFHTTYHLYEDEAKFQLTDVMEFHFIEMTKLIKDWKANKLDPWNDVLARWLLMLGMVDHRNHKVYDDIYKELEEIAMKDDTLHSAFQNWEELSSTKEQRVAYEGRTRQIMDEEATRREAELEKKEAREEGEKRGEKKAKEANARRFLAMGMDINDVAKGTELDVETVKRIQQEMNSDL, encoded by the coding sequence ATTCTCAATTTTGATTTATTTGACGTAACCCAGCGCTTCCATACTACGTACCATTTATATGAAGACGAGGCAAAATTCCAATTAACCGATGTCATGGAATTTCATTTTATCGAAATGACCAAACTAATCAAAGATTGGAAAGCTAACAAACTCGACCCATGGAATGATGTCCTTGCCAGATGGCTGCTAATGCTCGGAATGGTTGATCACCGAAACCACAAAGTCTATGATGACATCTACAAGGAACTGGAGGAGATTGCAATGAAAGACGACACATTACACAGCGCTTTCCAAAACTGGGAGGAGCTTAGTTCAACAAAAGAACAACGCGTAGCCTACGAAGGACGCACAAGACAAATTATGGATGAGGAAGCCACTCGGCGTGAAGCAGAACTCGAAAAAAAAGAAGCGAGGGAAGAAGGAGAAAAAAGAGGTGAGAAAAAGGCAAAAGAAGCGAATGCCCGTAGATTTTTAGCAATGGGAATGGACATTAACGATGTAGCGAAAGGCACAGAGCTTGATGTGGAAACAGTCAAGCGAATTCAGCAGGAAATGAACAGTGATCTTTAA